The following coding sequences are from one Hyphomicrobiales bacterium window:
- the mtnA gene encoding S-methyl-5-thioribose-1-phosphate isomerase → MKVDGTHYRSIWYDADTDEVRIIDQRWLPHAFKIVSLKSLESFATAIRDMWVRGAPLIGATAAYGMAEEMRRDPSDAALNSAWDVLHDTRPTAINLKWALDRCRTYLQPLAPADRADAAMRLAHEIADEDVEINRMIGVHGLEIIKQIAAKKPAGEPVRLLTHCNAGWLATVDWGTATSPMYHAANAGLPIHVWVDETRPRNQGALTAWEVGSHGINHAYITDNAGGHLMQHGQVDMVITGTDRTTARGDVCNKIGTYLKALAAHDNGVPFYVALPSPTIDWTVQDGVKEIPIEERPGREVSHIQGVLADGLIGEAQVSPDGSPLGNSAFDVTPARLVTGLITERGVCEASPEGLATLFPERAAAEPI, encoded by the coding sequence AAAGCCTGGAAAGCTTTGCCACAGCCATCCGCGACATGTGGGTGCGCGGCGCCCCGCTGATCGGAGCGACAGCGGCCTATGGCATGGCCGAAGAGATGCGTCGTGATCCCTCCGACGCTGCGCTGAACAGCGCCTGGGATGTGCTCCACGACACGCGCCCCACCGCGATCAATCTGAAATGGGCGCTGGACAGGTGTAGGACATATTTGCAGCCGCTGGCGCCCGCCGACCGGGCTGACGCTGCGATGAGGCTAGCGCACGAGATCGCTGACGAGGATGTTGAGATCAATCGGATGATCGGCGTCCACGGGCTAGAAATCATCAAACAGATCGCGGCGAAGAAACCCGCTGGCGAGCCGGTGCGGTTGCTGACTCATTGCAATGCCGGTTGGCTTGCGACCGTCGACTGGGGCACCGCCACCAGTCCGATGTATCACGCGGCCAATGCTGGCCTGCCGATCCATGTTTGGGTGGATGAAACCCGCCCGCGCAACCAAGGCGCGCTGACCGCCTGGGAGGTGGGCAGCCACGGCATCAACCACGCCTACATTACCGACAATGCAGGCGGCCATCTGATGCAGCACGGGCAAGTGGATATGGTGATCACCGGCACCGACCGCACCACGGCGCGCGGCGATGTCTGTAACAAGATCGGCACCTATCTCAAAGCGCTCGCCGCCCATGACAATGGCGTGCCGTTTTATGTGGCCCTGCCCTCACCCACCATCGATTGGACGGTGCAGGATGGGGTGAAGGAAATTCCCATCGAAGAGCGCCCGGGCCGCGAAGTTTCGCACATTCAAGGCGTTTTGGCAGATGGGTTGATTGGCGAGGCGCAGGTGTCGCCTGATGGATCACCGCTTGGCAACTCAGCCTTTGACGTGACCCCTGCTCGTCTCGTCACCGGCCTCATCACCGAGCGCGGCGTTTGCGAGGCGTCGCCAGAGGGCTTGGCCACGCTGTTTCCTGAACGCGCGGCGGCCGAACCGATATGA
- a CDS encoding bifunctional aldolase/short-chain dehydrogenase, with translation MDNRWSDADAQAWVDALGPDASEADKVLAHRVYTSQIIGQNPDLVMHGGGNTSVKVTRPDLFGEPQRVLHVKGSGWDLDTIQAPGLPGVRLDPLLALRALDALSDEEMVNVQRQNLLDSTAPNPSVETLLHAFLPHTFVDHTHATPFLVLANLPNAEDVARQIFGGRLGIVPYIMPGFALAKAAAEVYDSNPDVEGLLLLKHGHFAFGPDAKSSYDLIVSHTNEVADFLKMQEATSLQVRLPAQAPDGLARLRGALAADHADAAMPILALRNGSEVMTFFERNDATDLATRGVASPDHVIRTKAKPLVLSKDDLASQEAITAKINAFKAEYEAYFTRQNARVGNDRKMLSPSPNLVWAEGFGLIGIGSSDKAAHIAADLGEQNLRVRAFGEDVGGFKPIQENDLFDMEYWSLEQAKLGKGKPAAFASRVVMVTGGGGAIGHAIAKAFAALGASVFLVDRDKDQLAAALKSLGASHDGLALDVTDPDAAEQAMDQVTQRFGGLDILLSNAGAALSGALADLTDEQLRAAFELNFFSHQRFAKEAAALFARQGRGGQMLFNISKQAVNPGKNFGAYGMPKATTFFLMRQLALELGDQGIRVNGVNADRIRSGLLTDDFIAERAKARGTDEASYMAGNLLKREVEAHHVADAFTALAHMERTTGHVVTVDGGNIEAALR, from the coding sequence ATCGACAATCGATGGAGTGATGCAGACGCGCAAGCGTGGGTGGATGCGCTTGGGCCCGATGCCAGCGAGGCCGATAAAGTGTTGGCCCATCGCGTCTACACAAGCCAGATTATTGGCCAGAACCCCGACCTTGTGATGCATGGCGGGGGCAACACGTCTGTGAAGGTGACGCGGCCTGATTTGTTTGGTGAGCCGCAGCGCGTTCTGCATGTGAAGGGTTCAGGCTGGGATCTTGATACCATCCAGGCGCCTGGTCTGCCCGGGGTTCGTCTTGACCCACTGCTTGCGCTGCGCGCGCTTGACGCTCTGTCGGACGAAGAGATGGTCAATGTCCAACGGCAGAACCTGCTTGATTCCACCGCGCCGAACCCGTCCGTTGAGACGCTGCTGCACGCCTTCCTGCCGCACACCTTTGTCGATCACACCCACGCCACACCGTTTCTGGTCCTGGCCAATTTGCCCAACGCCGAAGACGTGGCGCGGCAGATATTCGGCGGCCGGCTGGGCATCGTTCCTTACATCATGCCCGGTTTCGCTTTGGCCAAGGCGGCGGCGGAAGTCTACGATTCCAACCCCGATGTTGAGGGCTTGCTGCTGTTGAAGCATGGCCATTTCGCGTTCGGGCCAGATGCCAAATCCAGCTACGATCTAATTGTTTCGCACACCAATGAGGTGGCTGATTTCCTGAAAATGCAGGAAGCAACGTCGCTTCAGGTACGTTTGCCAGCCCAGGCTCCCGACGGGTTGGCACGATTGCGCGGTGCGTTGGCCGCGGACCATGCGGATGCCGCTATGCCGATCCTTGCGCTGCGCAACGGATCGGAAGTCATGACGTTCTTTGAGCGTAACGATGCCACCGATTTGGCGACACGCGGCGTTGCTTCTCCCGACCATGTAATCCGCACCAAAGCCAAACCGCTGGTGCTTTCGAAGGATGACCTTGCCTCACAGGAGGCGATCACGGCCAAGATCAATGCGTTCAAAGCGGAGTATGAGGCCTATTTCACCCGGCAGAATGCGCGCGTTGGAAACGACCGCAAGATGCTCTCCCCTAGCCCCAATTTGGTTTGGGCAGAAGGCTTTGGGCTGATCGGCATCGGATCATCAGACAAGGCGGCCCATATTGCTGCCGATCTTGGTGAGCAGAATTTGCGGGTTCGTGCTTTTGGCGAGGATGTTGGCGGCTTCAAACCCATCCAAGAGAACGATCTTTTCGACATGGAGTATTGGTCACTGGAGCAGGCCAAGCTCGGCAAGGGCAAGCCTGCCGCCTTTGCCAGCCGTGTGGTGATGGTCACCGGTGGAGGCGGTGCCATTGGACACGCGATTGCCAAAGCGTTTGCGGCCCTTGGCGCAAGTGTCTTTCTGGTGGATCGCGACAAGGACCAGCTGGCCGCAGCGTTGAAAAGCTTGGGCGCTAGCCATGATGGCCTGGCCCTAGATGTGACCGATCCTGATGCCGCCGAGCAGGCGATGGATCAGGTGACGCAGCGGTTCGGTGGGCTGGATATCTTGTTGTCCAATGCAGGCGCGGCGCTGAGCGGCGCGCTTGCTGATCTCACCGATGAGCAGTTGCGGGCGGCCTTTGAGCTTAACTTCTTCTCCCATCAGCGTTTTGCCAAGGAAGCAGCAGCTTTGTTTGCGCGTCAGGGACGTGGCGGGCAGATGCTCTTCAACATCTCCAAACAGGCGGTGAATCCGGGTAAGAATTTCGGCGCCTACGGCATGCCCAAAGCAACGACCTTCTTCCTGATGCGGCAGCTTGCTCTGGAGCTTGGAGATCAGGGCATTCGGGTCAATGGCGTCAACGCTGATCGTATCCGCTCCGGTCTTCTGACGGATGACTTCATCGCTGAGCGGGCCAAAGCGCGCGGCACCGATGAAGCCTCTTACATGGCTGGCAATCTGTTGAAGCGCGAAGTGGAGGCCCATCATGTGGCCGATGCTTTCACTGCCTTGGCGCACATGGAACGCACCACCGGCCATGTGGTAACGGTCGATGGCGGCAACATCGAAGCCGCTTTGAGGTAG
- a CDS encoding sugar-binding transcriptional regulator, producing the protein MPDGKTAKDASHSEAQLAHVAMLYYREGLTQSEIAQRIGLSRATIVNYLRLARDLGIVDIRIRGESFTASPLSRKLTERYGLTDCYIAHNDVEPQRDEGVLERVGQLAASAMRDLLEPRDKLGIAWGETIQHVANTFPNGPVPGLTCYQLIGSMDFNALFAPEACTIEIARRTLAPCRTLHAPAVVSSVDLASQLREEPIIARQLNELADLTKALFSVGSLSHPLTLVGSGMATQDELDTYVAMGAKGVFWGHFIDKDGNWLDGPLTGRLVGASLDQLRAIAMRMLVACGKSKREAIEAALHGGYATHLVTDEDTASWLLR; encoded by the coding sequence ATGCCGGACGGGAAGACAGCCAAGGATGCCAGCCACTCCGAGGCGCAGCTCGCCCATGTGGCCATGCTCTACTACCGCGAAGGGCTGACGCAGAGCGAGATCGCCCAGCGCATTGGTCTGTCGCGTGCAACCATCGTGAACTATCTGCGGCTCGCCCGTGACCTTGGCATTGTCGATATCCGCATTCGCGGCGAAAGCTTCACCGCCTCGCCGCTTTCGCGCAAACTGACAGAGCGGTATGGCCTGACAGACTGCTACATTGCGCATAATGATGTGGAGCCGCAGCGCGACGAAGGTGTGCTGGAACGGGTTGGGCAACTGGCAGCCTCGGCCATGCGTGATCTACTGGAGCCGCGCGACAAGCTTGGCATCGCTTGGGGTGAGACCATCCAGCATGTGGCGAACACGTTTCCCAACGGGCCGGTGCCGGGTCTCACTTGCTACCAACTGATCGGGTCGATGGATTTCAACGCGCTGTTTGCGCCTGAAGCCTGCACGATTGAGATTGCCCGGCGCACACTGGCGCCGTGCCGCACGCTGCACGCGCCTGCGGTTGTGTCTTCGGTTGATCTGGCATCGCAACTGCGCGAGGAACCGATCATTGCCCGGCAGTTGAACGAGCTCGCAGACCTCACCAAAGCATTGTTCTCGGTTGGTAGTCTGAGCCACCCGCTCACCCTGGTGGGCTCGGGCATGGCCACGCAGGATGAGCTCGACACCTATGTGGCAATGGGCGCCAAAGGCGTGTTCTGGGGGCACTTCATCGACAAGGATGGCAACTGGCTGGACGGCCCGTTAACAGGTCGGCTGGTCGGCGCGTCGCTAGACCAATTACGCGCCATCGCCATGCGTATGTTAGTCGCCTGTGGCAAAAGCAAACGCGAGGCTATCGAAGCTGCGCTGCACGGCGGGTATGCCACACATCTTGTGACGGACGAAGACACCGCTTCTTGGTTGCTGCGCTAG
- a CDS encoding glutathione S-transferase → MTPVLYSFRRCPYAMRARLALLVSGVEVELREVVLRDKPQAFLDVSPSATVPCLVTPTEVIDESLDVMLWALKQNDPDGWLAMPDEGHAWIERADGPFKQALDRTKYETRYPGTDPNAERDKASVFLSDLNAQIDSWMFGRESLADNAILPFVRQFAFIDKDWFDAQPWPNLQAWLERFLDSQRFTAIMDKYPTWKDGDEATYFPPIVAME, encoded by the coding sequence ATGACGCCTGTCCTCTACTCCTTTCGCCGCTGCCCCTACGCCATGCGGGCGCGCCTTGCCTTGCTGGTTTCAGGTGTTGAAGTCGAACTGCGCGAGGTCGTGCTGCGCGACAAGCCGCAAGCCTTTTTGGATGTGTCACCCAGCGCGACGGTGCCATGCCTCGTCACACCGACCGAGGTGATCGATGAAAGCCTGGACGTGATGCTGTGGGCTTTGAAGCAAAACGATCCGGACGGCTGGCTTGCCATGCCCGATGAGGGCCACGCTTGGATCGAGCGGGCTGACGGACCGTTCAAACAAGCGCTTGATCGCACCAAGTATGAAACCCGCTATCCAGGCACCGACCCTAATGCGGAACGCGACAAGGCCTCGGTTTTTTTGTCTGATCTCAATGCCCAGATCGACAGTTGGATGTTTGGTCGCGAGAGCTTAGCCGACAACGCCATTCTCCCGTTTGTGCGGCAATTTGCGTTCATCGATAAAGACTGGTTTGACGCCCAACCCTGGCCAAATCTTCAGGCCTGGCTGGAACGATTTTTGGATTCTCAACGCTTCACGGCCATCATGGACAAGTACCCAACCTGGAAGGACGGGGATGAGGCGACCTACTTTCCGCCGATTGTGGCTATGGAGTAG
- a CDS encoding glycosyltransferase family 2 protein gives MRTTIGVPVYNGVQLIGECLECLAGQSAAEFRVIISDNASTDGTSDICQDYASRYDNFEHHRHAQTSDAFANFDWLLRQASDELFMWRAHDDLSSADYVERLQAQFTDPTCRLAVAQVETLRVKPDGSVRRRLAHPPRKLSGGRGFGMVKDLMMRAHASWIYGLWHRQTLKDAFDSVGADYGELWGWDHLTLLPVLFSQSVRADSQARFTQRIGATRGPSLDPTSAMRRRRQKAQRVLLQQIEEADLGPIERWTALVLAPLWLDKRIHSRSDLLKLSLRGR, from the coding sequence TTGCGAACAACAATTGGAGTGCCGGTGTACAATGGGGTCCAACTGATAGGTGAATGCCTGGAATGCTTGGCGGGCCAGAGCGCGGCAGAATTCCGCGTGATAATCTCCGACAATGCGTCAACCGACGGCACGTCTGATATCTGCCAAGACTATGCTAGCCGTTATGACAATTTTGAGCATCACCGTCATGCTCAGACCAGTGATGCTTTTGCAAACTTTGACTGGTTGCTCAGGCAAGCCTCGGACGAACTTTTCATGTGGCGCGCCCACGATGATCTATCCTCTGCAGATTATGTCGAGCGATTGCAGGCGCAGTTCACAGACCCCACTTGCCGCCTAGCGGTGGCGCAAGTCGAAACTCTGCGGGTCAAGCCTGATGGTAGCGTTCGACGCCGGCTAGCTCACCCACCCCGCAAATTGAGCGGCGGGCGAGGTTTTGGCATGGTCAAGGACCTCATGATGAGAGCACATGCAAGTTGGATATATGGGCTCTGGCATCGCCAAACGCTTAAAGATGCGTTTGACAGCGTTGGCGCAGATTATGGAGAACTGTGGGGCTGGGATCATCTTACCCTTCTTCCAGTACTCTTCAGTCAGTCCGTGCGGGCGGATTCTCAGGCAAGGTTTACCCAACGCATCGGTGCTACACGCGGCCCCTCGCTTGACCCTACCAGCGCGATGCGCAGGCGTAGGCAAAAGGCGCAGCGCGTTTTGCTTCAGCAGATCGAAGAGGCCGATCTGGGACCTATAGAGAGGTGGACGGCACTGGTGCTGGCGCCGCTATGGCTGGACAAGCGCATTCACTCGCGCTCAGATCTTCTCAAACTGAGCCTTAGGGGGCGTTAA
- the rfbF gene encoding glucose-1-phosphate cytidylyltransferase has product MKVVILAGGLGTRISEETHLRPKPMIEIGGRPILWHIMKSYSAHGMNDFIVCCGYKGYVIKEYFANYFLHMSDVTIDMAQNKMEVHQQKAEPWRVTLVDTGEATMTGGRLKRVAPYLLGEEAFCFTYGDGLADIDLTAEIEFHRSHGKLATVCAVQPPGRYGALAISRGQVSGFVEKPRGDGALINGGFFVLSPRVIEFIEDDSTPWEGQPLRQLAEGGHVMAFAHSGFWQPMDTLRERTALEELWASGKAPWKVWD; this is encoded by the coding sequence ATGAAAGTTGTTATCCTTGCGGGTGGCTTAGGCACCCGAATCTCGGAGGAAACTCATCTGCGCCCCAAGCCTATGATAGAGATCGGCGGGCGACCTATCCTCTGGCATATAATGAAGAGCTATTCAGCACACGGGATGAACGACTTTATCGTGTGTTGTGGCTATAAGGGCTACGTAATCAAGGAATATTTCGCCAATTACTTTCTGCATATGTCTGACGTCACGATCGATATGGCGCAAAACAAGATGGAGGTTCATCAGCAAAAGGCTGAGCCGTGGCGAGTTACCCTGGTCGACACTGGCGAAGCGACGATGACTGGAGGAAGGCTGAAGCGGGTTGCGCCGTATTTGCTGGGCGAAGAGGCTTTCTGTTTTACATACGGTGACGGTCTAGCAGACATTGACCTTACAGCGGAGATTGAGTTCCACCGATCTCATGGGAAGCTTGCGACTGTATGCGCTGTCCAGCCGCCTGGGCGCTACGGAGCACTCGCCATCTCGCGAGGACAAGTGTCAGGTTTTGTCGAAAAACCACGGGGAGATGGGGCCTTAATCAACGGAGGTTTCTTTGTGCTCTCGCCTAGGGTGATAGAATTCATTGAGGATGACTCAACACCTTGGGAAGGCCAGCCCCTTAGGCAGTTGGCGGAAGGTGGGCATGTCATGGCCTTCGCGCATTCGGGATTTTGGCAGCCAATGGACACCTTGCGTGAACGGACTGCGTTAGAAGAGTTGTGGGCCTCGGGCAAAGCACCCTGGAAGGTTTGGGATTGA
- the rfbG gene encoding CDP-glucose 4,6-dehydratase: protein MSSEFWFGRRVFLTGHTGFKGGWLALWLAHMGADVFGYALPPEHASGVYATSDVALRLAGETLADIRDGQALAMALRQAKPEIVFHLAAQPLVRASYRDPSETMSTNVMGLVSLFEAIRATSDVRALVNVTSDKCYQNQEWAWPYRENEALGGHDPYSASKACAEIITESYRNAFFADTGVAVATARAGNVIGGGDYADDRLLPDFLRATDQGKPLVVRNPEATRPWQHVLEPLSGYMTLAQALVEKGSCFAEAWNFGPGPHDIITVRQIADTLCDKLPKASWTLSEDSHPKEAQSLALDSTKARARLGWSPRWQIDTALARLLDWHVAWKAGSNMLDVTLSQVTDYEAA, encoded by the coding sequence TTGAGCAGTGAATTTTGGTTTGGCCGCAGAGTATTTCTGACAGGTCACACAGGCTTCAAGGGTGGCTGGCTTGCGCTCTGGTTGGCGCACATGGGCGCCGACGTCTTTGGCTATGCCTTGCCGCCTGAGCATGCAAGCGGAGTGTACGCCACATCTGATGTGGCATTGCGGTTGGCCGGCGAAACCCTAGCGGATATCCGCGACGGACAAGCGCTGGCGATGGCCCTGCGGCAAGCGAAACCGGAGATTGTGTTCCATCTCGCCGCGCAGCCCCTTGTTCGCGCATCCTATCGCGATCCATCAGAAACTATGTCAACCAACGTCATGGGCCTAGTGTCGCTTTTCGAAGCGATACGCGCCACCTCTGACGTTCGAGCGCTTGTGAACGTGACATCCGACAAATGCTACCAAAATCAAGAGTGGGCTTGGCCGTACAGGGAGAATGAGGCTCTGGGCGGTCACGACCCATATTCGGCCAGTAAAGCGTGCGCTGAAATCATTACCGAATCCTACCGCAATGCCTTCTTTGCCGATACAGGTGTGGCCGTGGCAACGGCACGTGCTGGCAATGTAATTGGCGGCGGCGATTATGCCGATGACAGGCTCCTGCCCGATTTTCTGCGCGCAACTGACCAGGGGAAACCGCTTGTTGTGCGAAATCCCGAAGCGACCAGACCATGGCAGCATGTTCTTGAGCCGCTGTCTGGGTATATGACGCTAGCCCAGGCATTGGTGGAGAAAGGCTCATGTTTCGCCGAAGCCTGGAATTTTGGTCCAGGTCCGCATGATATCATCACGGTCCGGCAAATCGCCGATACACTGTGTGACAAGCTCCCCAAAGCGTCGTGGACCCTTTCAGAAGATTCGCATCCTAAAGAGGCGCAAAGCCTGGCGCTTGATAGCACCAAGGCGCGGGCAAGATTGGGCTGGTCTCCTCGTTGGCAGATAGATACGGCATTGGCGCGTTTGCTTGACTGGCACGTTGCATGGAAAGCCGGGTCAAACATGCTGGACGTTACGCTATCGCAAGTTACGGACTATGAGGCGGCATGA
- a CDS encoding dTDP-4-dehydrorhamnose 3,5-epimerase family protein has translation MSSRFTAEQTPLDGVVHLKRNPIGDTRGFLERLFCIDEIDAWGGRAVEQINRTRTLSRGTLRGLHFQYPPHAECKYVTCLSGKVFDVAVDLRLGATTYGAWFGAELSGDAHNALIIPEGYAHGFLTLTDNVEMLYLHSSAHSAAAEGGVNALDAMLGIDWPMPIVERSARDKALPLMRDFQGISQ, from the coding sequence ATGAGCAGTCGTTTCACTGCCGAGCAAACTCCCCTTGATGGTGTGGTTCACCTCAAGCGCAATCCAATTGGTGATACTCGTGGGTTTTTGGAGCGCCTTTTCTGCATCGATGAGATCGATGCCTGGGGTGGTCGCGCTGTCGAGCAGATTAACCGCACGCGCACACTCAGTCGTGGCACCTTGCGTGGGCTGCATTTTCAATATCCGCCCCATGCAGAATGCAAATACGTGACCTGCCTGTCTGGAAAGGTATTCGATGTGGCCGTCGATCTACGGCTTGGAGCAACTACCTATGGCGCATGGTTCGGCGCAGAACTGTCTGGCGATGCTCACAACGCGCTCATCATTCCGGAGGGATATGCTCACGGCTTCCTGACATTGACGGATAACGTAGAGATGCTCTACCTGCACAGCTCCGCGCATAGCGCTGCGGCGGAGGGCGGTGTGAACGCACTTGATGCGATGCTAGGCATCGATTGGCCGATGCCCATTGTGGAGCGATCTGCGCGCGATAAGGCGTTGCCTCTCATGAGAGATTTTCAGGGCATATCCCAATGA
- a CDS encoding class I SAM-dependent methyltransferase, which yields MSCRFCGAPLSLDFLDLGYQPPSNAYLPLEALSRPETTYPLRLYVCQTCWLVQTEDYTAADEVFTSDYAYFSSTSKGWLAHAKGYCNAMSSRLALGKESFVVEVASNDGYLLKNFTANGIPCLGIEPTDSTADAAEESGVPTLRRFFGAALAGELVESDRAADLVIGNNVFAHVPDVNDFTEGLALLLKPDGVVTLEFPHLMKLVEFGQFDTVYHEHFSYLSLVTTQRIFERAGLRVFDAEELPTHGGSLRIYGCLKDSNHPISSSVTAILDEERKRGMETASFYEGFQKRAEGIKNRLLQFLLEAQEQGSTVAGYGAAAKGNTILNFAGVKPDLLPFVCDAAEAKQGMFLPGSHIPIHPPAALHQNPPDYVLVLPWNISSEIQEQLAELSAKGTRFVTAVPELHVTPA from the coding sequence ATGAGCTGCCGGTTTTGTGGCGCGCCGCTTTCGCTTGATTTCCTCGACCTCGGCTACCAGCCACCGTCCAACGCATACCTGCCGTTGGAGGCACTATCGCGGCCCGAAACGACGTATCCCTTGCGGCTGTACGTCTGCCAGACGTGTTGGCTTGTACAAACAGAGGATTACACGGCTGCGGACGAGGTGTTCACGTCAGATTATGCCTATTTCTCGTCCACATCGAAAGGTTGGTTGGCCCACGCGAAGGGATATTGCAACGCGATGTCGTCGAGATTGGCCTTAGGAAAAGAAAGCTTCGTTGTCGAAGTTGCCTCCAATGATGGCTACCTCCTCAAAAACTTCACCGCAAATGGCATTCCCTGCCTTGGCATCGAGCCGACTGACAGCACCGCCGATGCCGCAGAGGAAAGCGGTGTGCCAACGCTACGACGTTTTTTCGGAGCAGCGCTGGCAGGTGAGCTTGTTGAAAGCGATCGCGCCGCCGATCTGGTTATCGGAAACAATGTCTTTGCGCACGTACCAGACGTGAACGACTTCACAGAGGGTCTTGCACTGCTACTAAAGCCAGATGGAGTGGTCACGCTTGAGTTCCCGCACCTAATGAAGCTGGTTGAGTTTGGCCAGTTTGATACGGTCTATCACGAACATTTCTCTTACCTTTCGCTGGTAACAACACAACGGATTTTCGAGCGCGCCGGTCTTCGCGTGTTTGATGCGGAGGAATTGCCTACTCATGGAGGGTCGCTGCGGATATACGGATGTCTGAAGGACTCAAACCACCCGATCAGTTCATCTGTCACGGCTATCCTGGACGAGGAACGTAAGCGCGGCATGGAAACGGCTTCCTTCTACGAGGGTTTCCAGAAGCGCGCCGAGGGCATCAAGAACCGGCTGCTCCAGTTCCTGTTGGAAGCGCAAGAGCAAGGTTCAACCGTGGCGGGTTACGGCGCGGCGGCTAAGGGCAATACAATCTTGAACTTTGCCGGCGTTAAGCCGGACCTTTTGCCCTTTGTTTGCGATGCTGCCGAGGCCAAGCAAGGCATGTTTTTGCCGGGCAGTCACATCCCGATCCATCCGCCAGCAGCGCTACATCAGAATCCGCCAGACTATGTGCTTGTTCTGCCCTGGAATATCTCATCTGAAATACAAGAACAGCTAGCCGAGCTATCCGCGAAGGGCACGCGCTTTGTGACCGCGGTGCCTGAACTGCATGTGACGCCGGCATGA
- a CDS encoding NAD(P)-dependent oxidoreductase, with the protein MKVLLTGATGFVGRSIVDAMIARGIDIRAIVRGEKPLPSAAVERVQTADLFAETPAFFARAMDSVDAIVHAAWYVEHGTYVTSPKNLAALMGTVRLGQAALEAGVPRFVGLGTCFEYDLTAEMPLSSETKLAPSTPYGAAKAAAYLALSRAFEQAGLSFAWARLFYLYGEGEDARRFVAHIKAQLEAGKPAKMSSGRQVRDYLHVEKAGRLIADLCLDDTQGAVNVCSGQNQSLADLARSIAAPLGREDLLRFGALPDRIGDPPVITGVPYVPDEKIVDDRNHT; encoded by the coding sequence ATGAAAGTGCTACTTACAGGAGCCACGGGTTTCGTCGGGCGCTCCATTGTTGATGCCATGATCGCCCGAGGCATTGATATCCGGGCAATCGTGCGCGGTGAAAAGCCGCTCCCTTCCGCAGCGGTTGAGCGCGTTCAGACTGCGGACCTGTTTGCCGAAACCCCTGCTTTTTTTGCCCGTGCCATGGACAGCGTTGATGCCATTGTTCACGCTGCCTGGTATGTTGAGCATGGGACCTACGTTACCTCGCCAAAAAACCTGGCGGCGCTCATGGGTACGGTGCGATTAGGGCAAGCTGCGCTCGAGGCTGGCGTTCCACGGTTTGTCGGACTGGGAACCTGTTTTGAGTATGATCTGACCGCGGAAATGCCGCTGTCGTCGGAAACAAAGCTTGCACCATCAACGCCATACGGCGCGGCAAAGGCTGCGGCTTATCTGGCTTTGTCGCGTGCGTTTGAGCAGGCCGGTTTATCCTTTGCCTGGGCACGTTTGTTTTACTTGTATGGTGAAGGCGAGGACGCTCGCCGGTTTGTTGCCCACATCAAAGCGCAACTCGAAGCGGGCAAGCCGGCAAAAATGTCCAGTGGCCGACAGGTTCGCGACTATTTGCATGTGGAAAAAGCCGGCCGTTTGATCGCGGACCTCTGCTTGGACGATACCCAAGGCGCAGTAAACGTCTGCTCCGGGCAGAACCAAAGCTTGGCAGACCTTGCGCGCAGCATCGCTGCACCCTTGGGGCGAGAAGACCTGCTTCGCTTCGGTGCCCTACCGGACCGGATTGGCGACCCACCAGTCATCACTGGGGTCCCCTATGTTCCTGACGAAAAGATCGTAGATGACCGAAACCACACGTGA